In one Niallia taxi genomic region, the following are encoded:
- a CDS encoding M48 family metallopeptidase — translation MDNIRKEQLVHPRENIYFVLVLLVSVGTLILLLFSVIGIILFAVFTAIMLFLHALSMGGIRRNGVKLSEKQFPELYAQAIGIAKDLGLSKLPDIYILESEGMLNAFATKYVRRNMVVLYSSIFEMVDKGAEKEVMFILAHEFTHLKRKHVHFGFFLLPALYIPFLGNAYMRACEYTCDRTAAYYVQSFDAAKNALTMLGIGTTLYKKVNKEAYMEQLEKESGFFVWFNEKLSTHPHLPKRIYAIESFYNAEGVQPLKESKKGLWIGIGLFAAACLVSIGLIIAVIAGITALIEKSNIIPYLESNLPSEYGDTDDLYYGGYTELHEAAYSNDIETVSVLLESGADPNSQDEEGYTPLMSAIDGGSNPELLKLLLFNGADVTLQDAYGYTAFDYAESYGDEETISLLESYLYQ, via the coding sequence TTGGATAACATAAGAAAAGAACAGCTTGTCCATCCAAGAGAGAATATTTATTTTGTACTCGTATTGCTGGTCAGCGTTGGAACGTTAATCTTATTGCTTTTTTCGGTTATTGGCATTATTCTTTTTGCAGTATTTACAGCGATCATGCTGTTTCTTCATGCACTTTCCATGGGAGGTATTAGAAGAAATGGCGTTAAACTAAGCGAAAAACAATTTCCAGAGCTATATGCACAGGCGATTGGCATTGCCAAGGATCTTGGGTTAAGCAAACTCCCGGATATTTATATATTGGAATCAGAAGGAATGCTAAATGCATTTGCAACTAAGTATGTACGCAGGAACATGGTTGTGTTATATTCGAGTATTTTTGAAATGGTTGATAAAGGAGCAGAAAAGGAAGTAATGTTCATCCTGGCACATGAGTTTACTCATTTAAAACGAAAACATGTCCATTTTGGATTTTTCCTCTTGCCGGCACTTTATATTCCTTTCCTGGGAAATGCGTATATGCGAGCATGTGAATACACTTGCGACAGAACAGCAGCCTATTATGTACAATCCTTTGATGCAGCAAAAAATGCACTCACAATGCTGGGAATTGGCACGACACTTTATAAAAAAGTTAATAAAGAAGCATATATGGAGCAACTTGAGAAGGAAAGCGGCTTCTTTGTATGGTTTAATGAAAAGCTGTCAACACATCCTCATTTGCCAAAAAGGATTTATGCAATTGAGTCTTTTTACAATGCAGAGGGTGTACAGCCCTTAAAGGAATCCAAGAAGGGGCTATGGATAGGCATTGGTTTATTTGCAGCGGCTTGCCTTGTTTCAATTGGATTAATTATCGCCGTTATTGCCGGAATTACAGCTTTAATTGAAAAATCTAACATTATTCCGTACCTGGAATCTAACTTGCCATCAGAATATGGAGACACTGATGACCTTTATTATGGCGGTTATACGGAGCTTCATGAAGCAGCATACAGCAATGATATAGAGACAGTCAGTGTCTTACTTGAAAGTGGGGCAGACCCGAACTCACAAGATGAGGAAGGATATACACCACTTATGTCTGCTATTGATGGAGGATCAAATCCTGAACTTTTAAAACTTTTACTGTTTAACGGAGCCGATGTTACATTACAGGACGCATATGGCTACACAGCTTTTGACTATGCAGAGAGTTATGGAGATGAAGAAACAATTAGTCTGCTAGAAAGTTATCTATATCAATAA
- a CDS encoding NUDIX hydrolase codes for MGYIEELRQKVGKMPLILVGAVVIIDDNNKVLLQERTHPHKVWGLPGGLMELAESTLETAKREVFEETGLSVEELKLLNIYSGQEFYTVAANGDPFYSVTAAYYTKHYSGQIEVNKDEGFTLAFFSKDNLPEKMVGSHRKFLQDYFALCENKT; via the coding sequence ATGGGATATATCGAGGAATTGCGGCAAAAGGTTGGCAAAATGCCACTTATACTCGTTGGAGCGGTTGTCATCATTGATGACAACAACAAGGTCCTATTGCAGGAAAGAACGCATCCACATAAAGTATGGGGGCTGCCTGGCGGCCTGATGGAATTGGCAGAAAGCACGTTGGAAACGGCAAAACGGGAGGTTTTTGAGGAGACAGGCTTAAGCGTTGAGGAACTCAAGCTTTTAAACATTTATTCTGGTCAAGAATTCTACACTGTTGCAGCAAATGGTGATCCGTTTTATTCGGTTACAGCCGCCTATTATACAAAGCATTATAGTGGGCAAATCGAAGTAAACAAGGATGAAGGTTTTACGCTGGCGTTCTTTAGCAAAGACAATCTTCCTGAGAAAATGGTGGGAAGCCATAGGAAATTTCTGCAGGACTATTTCGCATTATGTGAGAATAAAACATAA
- the pepV gene encoding dipeptidase PepV, producing the protein MKALDWLKEVHIRKEDFIHDLQGLLQIKSVLDEENATEDAPFGKGVKEALTYMLELGKKDGFAEKNVKNVAGHVTFGSGDESIGILCHVDVVPEGDGWTSDPYSAEIRDGKIFARGALDDKGPTMAAYYAMKIIKELDLPITKEVKMIIGTDEESDWRCVTTYFEEEKMPTMGFAPDADFPIIYAEKGISDFDIVQSLDKKGQGKSGKVEMVAFSSGRRYNMVPDFAEARLHVGIDQTEVIQRFQEYLSKEKAKGQYIVDAGNLVLEMEGVSAHGLEPKNGVNAGLKLASFLADLDLDETATAYFQFVKSYFEDDSRGHKLGIAYNDDITGDLTLNVGILHYDQQNGGKLGLTCRYPVTNKIEETKAVLDELLAEKGFSIDHFTNSKPHHVDKNSELIKTLSKVYLEQTGEEAKLISIGGGTYARSLENGVAFGPLFPGREDIAHKKDEYMYIEDLLKATAIYAQAIYELAK; encoded by the coding sequence GTGAAAGCATTAGATTGGTTAAAAGAAGTGCATATTCGTAAAGAGGACTTCATTCATGACTTACAAGGATTGCTGCAAATAAAAAGTGTGTTGGATGAAGAAAATGCTACAGAGGATGCTCCGTTCGGTAAAGGGGTTAAGGAAGCTTTGACGTATATGCTGGAGCTTGGCAAAAAAGACGGATTTGCAGAAAAGAATGTCAAGAACGTAGCCGGTCATGTTACATTTGGCTCAGGAGATGAAAGCATCGGTATCCTTTGCCATGTGGATGTCGTGCCAGAAGGAGACGGCTGGACAAGCGATCCTTACAGTGCAGAGATTCGTGATGGGAAAATATTTGCAAGAGGAGCCTTGGATGATAAAGGTCCAACAATGGCTGCTTACTATGCAATGAAAATAATAAAAGAACTTGATCTGCCAATTACAAAAGAAGTCAAAATGATTATTGGCACAGATGAAGAAAGTGATTGGCGATGTGTAACAACTTATTTTGAAGAAGAAAAAATGCCTACAATGGGCTTTGCTCCAGATGCAGACTTTCCCATTATTTATGCAGAGAAGGGAATTTCAGATTTTGATATTGTCCAATCACTGGACAAAAAAGGGCAAGGCAAATCAGGTAAGGTAGAAATGGTTGCATTCTCTTCTGGCAGAAGATACAATATGGTCCCGGATTTTGCAGAAGCAAGGCTTCATGTCGGTATTGACCAGACAGAAGTAATTCAACGTTTCCAAGAGTATTTAAGCAAGGAAAAGGCAAAAGGCCAATACATAGTCGACGCAGGTAACCTCGTTCTGGAAATGGAGGGCGTGTCTGCACATGGATTAGAGCCGAAAAATGGTGTTAATGCAGGATTGAAGCTTGCTTCCTTTTTAGCTGATTTAGACCTTGATGAAACTGCAACAGCTTACTTCCAATTTGTGAAGAGCTATTTTGAAGATGACTCGAGAGGACATAAGCTGGGGATAGCTTATAATGATGACATTACTGGAGATTTGACATTAAATGTTGGCATTCTTCATTATGATCAGCAAAATGGCGGGAAATTAGGTTTAACGTGCCGCTATCCTGTAACAAATAAAATCGAGGAAACAAAAGCTGTTTTAGATGAACTGCTTGCCGAAAAAGGCTTTTCCATCGACCATTTTACAAATTCGAAGCCACATCATGTTGATAAGAACTCTGAACTGATTAAAACATTAAGTAAAGTGTATCTTGAACAGACTGGTGAGGAAGCAAAGTTAATCTCTATTGGGGGAGGAACATATGCAAGGTCTCTTGAAAATGGCGTTGCATTCGGACCATTGTTCCCAGGAAGAGAGGATATTGCTCATAAAAAAGATGAGTATATGTATATTGAAGACTTGCTGAAGGCTACTGCGATTTATGCCCAAGCAATTTATGAGCTTGCTAAATAA
- the dat gene encoding D-amino-acid transaminase — protein sequence MSIVWMNGAFIDRSEAKVDIEDRGYQFGDGIYEVIRVYNGQLFTANEHLERLLSSGDKLSIQIGYSVEEFKGLLEQLIKKNNLETGIVYMQVTRGVNSRNHAFPAEDTPPTYIAYTKEVARPTEQLENGVTAITVEDIRWSRCDIKSLNLLGNVIAKQKATEADCYESIQYRDLTVTEGSSSNIWIIKDNAVKTHEANQFILNGITRQKIIELCRGNDIEVVEAAFTIENLIDADEVFLSSTTAEVMPIISINNVPVGSGEIGPVTRKLQQLFKDAIEQECNQLA from the coding sequence ATGAGTATTGTATGGATGAATGGAGCGTTTATAGACAGATCTGAAGCAAAGGTAGATATTGAAGATAGAGGCTACCAGTTCGGTGACGGCATATATGAAGTGATAAGGGTATATAATGGGCAGCTGTTTACTGCAAATGAGCATCTTGAACGTTTGCTTAGCAGTGGTGACAAATTAAGCATACAAATTGGTTATTCTGTTGAAGAGTTTAAAGGTCTGCTTGAGCAGCTTATTAAAAAGAATAATCTTGAAACTGGTATAGTTTATATGCAGGTCACAAGAGGCGTAAATTCGAGGAACCATGCATTTCCTGCAGAGGATACTCCTCCAACGTATATTGCCTATACGAAAGAAGTAGCAAGGCCAACTGAGCAGCTTGAAAATGGCGTTACAGCTATTACTGTTGAGGATATTCGCTGGTCAAGATGTGATATTAAAAGCTTGAACCTGCTTGGAAATGTGATTGCAAAGCAAAAAGCGACAGAAGCTGACTGCTATGAAAGCATTCAATATCGTGACTTGACTGTAACGGAGGGAAGCTCCTCTAATATTTGGATTATTAAAGATAATGCCGTAAAAACACATGAGGCTAATCAGTTTATCTTAAATGGTATTACAAGACAGAAGATAATTGAGCTATGTCGGGGGAATGACATAGAAGTGGTAGAAGCGGCATTTACAATTGAAAACTTAATAGATGCTGATGAGGTATTTTTATCAAGCACAACGGCAGAAGTTATGCCGATCATTTCCATTAACAATGTGCCAGTTGGAAGCGGAGAAATTGGTCCTGTAACAAGAAAGCTGCAGCAGCTATTCAAGGACGCAATTGAACAGGAATGCAACCAATTAGCATAA